In one window of Gudongella oleilytica DNA:
- a CDS encoding viroplasmin family protein, with product MERKYYSVKAGRKPGIYETWEECKEQVIGFPGAEYKKFSTLKEAEEFLGRQSVKTDMETARLKECEASVYVDGSFDLGSCTYSYGVVILTRDDSYKFSGREVDPEMAMMRNVSGELKGAMKAMEWAIENEIKTLYLHYDYTGIERWAKGDWKTNKAGTKAYKAYFDSIKDKLTVEFIKIKAHSGNKYNEEADKLAKDAI from the coding sequence ATGGAAAGAAAATACTATAGCGTTAAAGCCGGTAGAAAGCCTGGGATATATGAGACATGGGAGGAGTGCAAGGAACAGGTAATAGGCTTTCCGGGAGCTGAATATAAGAAATTCTCCACTCTAAAGGAAGCGGAGGAATTCCTCGGAAGACAATCTGTAAAAACGGATATGGAGACAGCGAGGCTAAAAGAATGCGAAGCTTCTGTATATGTCGACGGAAGCTTTGATCTGGGGTCTTGTACCTACAGCTACGGTGTCGTCATTTTGACAAGAGACGATTCCTATAAATTCAGCGGCAGGGAGGTAGATCCTGAAATGGCTATGATGAGGAATGTCTCAGGAGAATTAAAGGGCGCGATGAAGGCCATGGAATGGGCTATTGAGAACGAAATAAAAACCCTCTACCTGCACTATGATTACACCGGCATCGAGCGGTGGGCAAAGGGCGACTGGAAGACCAACAAAGCTGGTACGAAAGCATATAAGGCTTATTTTGACAGCATCAAGGATAAGCTTACAGTAGAGTTTATAAAGATAAAAGCACACTCCGGAAATAAATATAATGAAGAAGCAGACAAACTGGCCAAGGATGCTATATGA
- a CDS encoding tripartite tricarboxylate transporter TctB family protein, which produces MKKSNHKKNAMIIFALGLFSLGAFCLSIIMFIKDPTIASAGALPLGISTLMLIISIYLYITQPDGEGKLRMEPRVLLIITGLSLYILLTYLIGFYPSTVIFAVYSVIVLGERTSVRLFLFSIGLVLVLWILFGTIFRITLP; this is translated from the coding sequence ATGAAGAAATCAAACCATAAAAAGAATGCCATGATAATTTTTGCCCTTGGGCTTTTCAGCCTTGGGGCTTTTTGTCTTTCAATAATTATGTTTATAAAAGACCCGACAATTGCCTCTGCAGGTGCATTGCCTCTTGGAATATCAACCCTTATGCTGATTATCAGCATTTATCTATACATAACACAGCCGGATGGCGAAGGAAAACTCAGGATGGAACCCCGGGTTCTGCTGATAATAACGGGTCTGTCATTATATATACTCCTGACCTACCTGATAGGCTTTTATCCATCGACTGTAATTTTTGCCGTTTATTCGGTTATTGTTCTGGGTGAGAGGACGTCTGTCAGACTATTTTTGTTTTCGATCGGACTTGTATTGGTGCTTTGGATTCTATTTGGGACCATATTCAGGATCACGTTACCATAG
- a CDS encoding alanine/glycine:cation symporter family protein: MDFIMQLNSTVNGFVWGPPMLFLLVGTGIYLTIRTNFFSVLRLGYVLKNTFFKMFSKEVRGEGEITPFQAVATALAATVGTGNVAGVATAIALGGPGAIFWMWVSAIFGMTTKFGEVVLAVKYREKTEDGRFVGGPMYYIQNGLKMKWLAVIFSIFGALAAFGIGNMVQSNSVAAALQESFNIPPIATGVVLAILTALVIIGGIKRIGAVTEKLVPFMAAIYIAGAIVIIIGNASHIPDAFALIFKHAFTPAAATGGFAGATIATAMRRGISRGVFSNEAGLGSAPIAHAAATTDHPVRQGLWGVFEVFMDTIVICTLTALAIMVSGLWDSGVTGAALTTQAFNESIPGGGIIVSIGIVLFAFSTILGWAYYGERCAEYLLGKGAIMPYRIIWIPAVVLGAVGGLEFLWDLADTLNGLMAIPNLIGVLLMSGTIITLTKEYFAKERTAK, from the coding sequence ATGGACTTTATTATGCAACTCAACAGTACAGTGAACGGATTTGTTTGGGGTCCCCCAATGCTGTTCCTGTTGGTAGGTACCGGTATTTATTTGACTATTAGAACTAATTTCTTTTCCGTATTAAGACTAGGTTATGTTTTGAAAAACACCTTCTTCAAGATGTTCTCCAAGGAAGTCAGGGGCGAGGGTGAGATCACTCCTTTCCAGGCTGTAGCCACAGCTCTTGCTGCTACAGTTGGTACAGGTAACGTAGCAGGTGTAGCAACTGCTATTGCACTTGGCGGACCTGGAGCAATATTCTGGATGTGGGTTTCTGCAATATTTGGTATGACAACAAAATTTGGTGAGGTCGTTCTTGCGGTAAAATACAGAGAAAAGACAGAAGATGGCCGTTTCGTAGGTGGTCCTATGTACTACATCCAAAATGGTCTGAAGATGAAGTGGCTTGCAGTTATTTTCTCGATATTTGGAGCTCTTGCTGCGTTTGGAATCGGCAACATGGTTCAATCAAACTCAGTTGCAGCAGCTCTTCAAGAATCCTTCAACATTCCTCCAATTGCTACAGGAGTGGTTCTTGCAATCCTTACAGCTCTTGTTATCATAGGCGGAATCAAGAGAATAGGTGCTGTTACAGAGAAGCTGGTTCCCTTTATGGCTGCTATTTATATAGCCGGAGCAATTGTAATAATAATAGGCAATGCTTCTCATATTCCAGATGCGTTTGCATTGATATTCAAGCATGCATTTACACCGGCCGCTGCAACAGGCGGATTCGCCGGAGCAACAATAGCAACTGCAATGAGAAGGGGTATTTCCCGTGGTGTATTCTCCAACGAAGCAGGTCTTGGTAGTGCTCCTATAGCTCACGCTGCAGCGACTACTGACCACCCGGTCAGACAAGGTCTTTGGGGAGTATTCGAGGTTTTCATGGACACTATAGTTATCTGTACACTTACTGCTTTAGCTATCATGGTATCGGGACTTTGGGATTCAGGAGTTACAGGGGCTGCCCTTACAACTCAGGCTTTCAACGAGTCTATCCCAGGTGGTGGTATCATCGTATCAATAGGTATAGTTCTTTTCGCCTTTTCAACTATCCTCGGATGGGCATACTATGGTGAAAGATGTGCAGAGTACCTTCTTGGTAAAGGTGCAATAATGCCTTACAGAATAATCTGGATACCTGCAGTTGTACTTGGAGCAGTTGGCGGTCTTGAGTTCCTTTGGGATCTTGCAGATACATTGAACGGACTAATGGCTATTCCAAACTTGATTGGTGTTCTTTTAATGAGCGGTACTATCATAACTCTTACTAAGGAATACTTCGCAAAGGAAAGAACTGCGAAATAA
- a CDS encoding patatin-like phospholipase family protein: protein MYGLVLEGGGAKGSYHVGVYKALLEEGIPIGGVAGTSIGALNGAMIVQGDFEICLKLWESISYSKIIGANDEEIERLTRLRLGREELLLLAQKLKLLITDKGFDISPFKRMLDKYVDEDKLRSSEMDFGLVTFNLSDLKPVQLFKEQIPYGEMKNYLLASSYLPIFRFERLNGKLYLDGGIYDNLPFRMLIEKGYDKLIVVRTHMDARTREILPHELEAIIIEPSEDIGRTFNYDKETVSHNIYLGYYDALRQLRGLKGSRFYFEPKGEGYYFDMFAHMNEDTIKDVSELIGFQGDPSLRSLFEEILPKIGKMLDLGQNKSYEDLAISLIERQMHEAGMDRFRIYHFDEVIRSKSLDLVRFRGRDNNRLARLKERLENISPFNKEELLLQLADIIFRK, encoded by the coding sequence ATGTATGGCTTGGTTCTTGAAGGCGGGGGAGCTAAGGGCAGCTACCATGTAGGAGTATATAAAGCCCTCCTTGAGGAGGGAATACCAATAGGAGGAGTCGCAGGGACCTCGATCGGTGCCTTGAATGGAGCTATGATAGTTCAGGGAGACTTTGAGATCTGCCTGAAGCTCTGGGAGAGCATCAGCTATTCTAAAATCATAGGAGCAAACGATGAGGAGATAGAAAGGCTTACCCGATTAAGGCTTGGGAGAGAGGAGCTTCTGCTTCTGGCTCAAAAGCTTAAGCTTTTGATTACAGATAAGGGCTTTGATATTTCGCCTTTCAAAAGGATGCTGGATAAATATGTGGATGAGGATAAACTAAGATCCTCAGAAATGGACTTTGGGCTGGTGACCTTTAATCTTTCAGACTTAAAACCTGTGCAGCTGTTCAAAGAGCAGATACCCTATGGGGAGATGAAAAACTATCTCCTTGCATCGTCCTATTTGCCTATTTTCAGATTTGAGAGGCTGAATGGAAAGCTATATCTTGACGGAGGGATTTATGACAATCTTCCATTCAGGATGCTTATTGAAAAAGGCTACGACAAGCTGATTGTTGTGAGGACACATATGGATGCAAGGACACGGGAAATATTACCTCATGAATTGGAGGCCATAATAATTGAGCCTTCTGAGGATATTGGCAGGACCTTCAATTATGATAAGGAAACGGTCAGCCATAACATCTATCTTGGTTATTACGATGCCTTGAGGCAATTGAGAGGACTTAAAGGATCCAGGTTCTATTTCGAACCCAAGGGTGAAGGGTATTATTTTGACATGTTCGCTCACATGAATGAGGATACCATAAAGGATGTCTCCGAGCTAATAGGATTTCAGGGAGATCCATCTCTAAGATCCCTATTCGAGGAAATACTTCCTAAGATCGGAAAAATGCTGGACCTTGGACAGAATAAGAGCTATGAGGATCTGGCAATTAGCCTCATTGAAAGACAAATGCACGAAGCGGGCATGGATAGATTCAGGATCTATCATTTCGACGAAGTGATCAGATCAAAGTCTCTGGATCTTGTTCGATTCAGGGGAAGGGATAACAACAGACTTGCAAGACTAAAGGAGCGATTGGAGAATATCAGCCCCTTTAACAAAGAGGAGCTCTTGCTTCAACTGGCAGATATAATATTCAGAAAATGA
- a CDS encoding phosphatidylglycerophosphatase A → MDELKEMTIEMINRRGVQLEDIADIVFDLQKNYYENLTKEMCLENIHAVLRKREIIHAIITGIAIDELTEKKLLPEPLQSIVEADEGLYGIDEILPLSIVNVYGSIGLTNFGYLDKEKIGIIKDLDTKKGEAVHTFLDDIVAAIAAAAASRIAHSE, encoded by the coding sequence ATGGATGAGCTGAAAGAGATGACAATCGAGATGATAAACAGAAGAGGAGTTCAGCTTGAGGATATTGCAGATATAGTATTTGATCTTCAAAAGAATTACTATGAGAACCTTACAAAGGAAATGTGCCTTGAAAATATACATGCGGTCTTAAGGAAAAGAGAGATAATCCATGCGATCATAACTGGCATAGCAATAGACGAGCTGACAGAGAAGAAATTGTTGCCGGAGCCATTGCAGTCGATAGTCGAAGCAGATGAAGGCCTTTATGGGATAGATGAAATATTGCCGCTATCCATAGTAAATGTATACGGTTCCATAGGGCTTACGAATTTTGGCTATCTTGATAAAGAAAAGATCGGAATCATTAAGGATCTTGATACCAAGAAGGGTGAAGCGGTCCACACATTTTTAGATGATATAGTTGCTGCAATAGCAGCCGCAGCCGCAAGCAGGATAGCACATTCTGAATAA
- a CDS encoding tripartite tricarboxylate transporter substrate binding protein, which yields MNKKRSILVSLLLISILMITGCSQGKTEEIFPSRDINGIIQWGAGGGTDIISRSLTPHVEAQLGKTIVLQNMTGATGAIAAQYVYGQPADGYTLLYGAENPQLYEVMEISELSYDDFEPIIVIGRETAVVVTTESSGIDSLDQLLDNASDSPGTIKLGTTGPGGLPYVVAALFNAVDKAEFNQIPFDGDGPVVTALLGGHVDVTVTKLSAVKELASAGEVKILGSISEEPITGYEEIPAITSTRPEYSKYLPWGPFYGVYAKKDTSPEIIEILKNAYLKGFQNGEFQEFLSESAITPMGISGDEARDFLENWKKVSSWLLYDAGGAKISPEEIGIERVNP from the coding sequence ATGAATAAGAAAAGATCGATTTTAGTTTCACTTTTACTGATATCAATACTGATGATCACAGGATGCAGCCAGGGAAAGACTGAGGAGATATTTCCTTCCCGCGACATCAACGGGATCATCCAATGGGGTGCAGGAGGAGGTACGGACATTATTTCCAGGTCATTGACGCCTCACGTTGAGGCTCAGCTTGGGAAGACAATAGTTCTGCAGAACATGACCGGCGCTACCGGTGCAATAGCTGCTCAGTATGTATATGGTCAGCCTGCAGACGGCTATACTCTTCTTTATGGAGCTGAGAATCCTCAGTTGTACGAGGTAATGGAAATATCTGAGCTAAGCTATGATGATTTTGAACCGATAATCGTAATTGGAAGGGAGACTGCAGTGGTTGTAACTACTGAAAGCTCAGGAATAGATTCTCTCGACCAGCTATTGGATAATGCATCTGATTCTCCGGGGACAATTAAGCTTGGAACCACAGGTCCTGGAGGACTGCCTTATGTCGTTGCCGCTCTTTTTAATGCCGTCGATAAAGCGGAATTCAACCAAATACCCTTCGATGGAGATGGACCTGTTGTAACTGCACTACTCGGGGGGCATGTAGATGTAACAGTGACAAAGCTTTCAGCAGTCAAGGAGCTGGCATCTGCCGGTGAGGTAAAGATCCTGGGAAGCATATCCGAGGAGCCGATAACCGGTTACGAGGAAATACCTGCAATAACAAGCACCAGACCTGAATACTCAAAATATCTTCCTTGGGGTCCATTTTACGGTGTTTATGCAAAGAAGGATACTTCGCCTGAGATAATTGAAATCCTGAAGAATGCTTACCTCAAAGGATTCCAAAATGGTGAGTTCCAGGAATTCCTATCTGAAAGTGCCATAACACCTATGGGCATTTCAGGAGACGAAGCAAGAGACTTTCTGGAAAACTGGAAAAAGGTATCATCCTGGCTGCTTTACGATGCAGGAGGAGCAAAAATATCACCTGAGGAGATTGGCATAGAAAGAGTAAATCCGTAG
- a CDS encoding tripartite tricarboxylate transporter permease codes for MLEGLAGLWIPISDPFLILLIAAGTFAGIYVGAIPGLSVTMAVSLLISFTFSWDMFNALALMTGVFAGGVYGGSRPAILLNIPGAPAAIATSFDGYPLAKLGLAGETIGTATIQSFLGGMMGLLIMVFATPIMSQTALAFAPRDYFLIASMGLLLIGSLGGKAPLKGILMGLMGVILGLTGMDPFTGEGRFTFGSLALMGGIDYVVAMIGLFGVSEAISQIELIGRPVIRQKLDRIIPLWSEIIRHVPLTLRASAIGAFIGALPGAGGDIAALLAYDHARRTVKKPQRPFGEGAVEGVIAPEAANNAAVGGAFIPMLTLGIPGDSVTAVILGALFIHGLRPGPLMMSEKPEIFWFFVSALFLSNIFMLIFGLMGVRVFSRIVEIPKQWIIPTILILSMIGAYAIRGRYLDLVLVVIFGVVGYALKQNGYPTGPVILGMILGPMIDSNFRRAALSAGSLIGVLVEIFTNPISLVLFTAIGLLLISGIRLGKRL; via the coding sequence ATGCTTGAAGGACTTGCAGGACTGTGGATACCTATATCAGATCCTTTCTTAATACTTCTTATAGCTGCCGGAACCTTTGCCGGTATCTATGTTGGAGCTATACCCGGCCTATCGGTGACCATGGCGGTCTCACTGCTTATCTCCTTTACTTTCTCATGGGATATGTTCAATGCTTTGGCCCTTATGACAGGGGTGTTTGCAGGAGGGGTATATGGAGGCTCGAGACCCGCAATATTATTGAATATACCAGGAGCACCTGCAGCCATAGCAACATCCTTCGACGGTTATCCATTAGCTAAGCTGGGACTGGCTGGTGAGACGATTGGTACGGCGACGATCCAATCATTTCTTGGAGGTATGATGGGATTGTTGATCATGGTCTTTGCTACACCTATTATGTCTCAGACAGCCCTTGCATTTGCTCCCAGGGACTACTTTTTGATAGCCTCGATGGGACTTCTGCTTATCGGGAGTCTGGGTGGCAAAGCTCCATTAAAGGGAATACTAATGGGCTTAATGGGCGTTATACTCGGGTTGACTGGGATGGACCCCTTTACAGGTGAAGGAAGGTTTACCTTCGGTTCGCTGGCTTTGATGGGAGGGATAGACTATGTGGTAGCCATGATAGGTCTATTCGGAGTTTCAGAGGCTATAAGCCAGATAGAGCTTATAGGAAGACCTGTCATCAGGCAAAAGCTGGACAGGATAATACCGCTATGGAGCGAGATAATAAGGCACGTACCATTGACTCTCAGGGCTTCAGCAATAGGAGCATTCATAGGTGCGCTTCCTGGAGCAGGTGGAGATATTGCGGCACTACTTGCATACGACCATGCCCGAAGGACAGTCAAGAAGCCGCAGAGACCATTTGGGGAGGGTGCCGTAGAGGGAGTAATTGCTCCTGAGGCAGCAAATAATGCAGCAGTCGGAGGTGCGTTTATACCTATGCTGACGCTTGGAATTCCTGGAGACAGCGTTACTGCCGTTATCCTTGGTGCATTATTTATACATGGTTTAAGGCCTGGTCCCCTGATGATGTCTGAAAAACCTGAGATATTCTGGTTTTTTGTGTCCGCACTTTTCCTGAGCAATATTTTCATGCTGATTTTTGGCCTCATGGGAGTAAGGGTATTCTCGCGTATAGTTGAGATTCCCAAGCAGTGGATAATCCCCACAATATTAATACTTTCGATGATCGGTGCATATGCTATCAGGGGGAGATATCTGGATCTGGTACTGGTGGTAATCTTTGGAGTAGTTGGCTACGCGCTAAAGCAGAATGGATACCCAACCGGACCTGTCATTCTTGGAATGATCCTTGGACCCATGATCGACAGCAACTTTCGAAGGGCAGCACTTTCTGCAGGATCCTTGATCGGTGTGCTGGTTGAAATATTTACTAATCCCATCAGCCTTGTCCTGTTTACAGCCATTGGCCTTTTGTTAATCTCAGGCATTAGACTTGGAAAACGACTTTAG
- a CDS encoding deoxycytidylate deaminase has protein sequence MSKRKDWKEYFMQITELVATRSTCDRAWVGCVLVNDSNRIVSTGYNGSVSGNPHCDDVGHTMRDGHCIATIHAEMNALLYCAKEGISVKNCSAYVTHFPCLNCTKALIQAGIKNIYYKNDYRVDDYALLLLQRNNVNYERVE, from the coding sequence ATGAGCAAGAGAAAGGACTGGAAGGAATACTTCATGCAGATAACCGAGCTGGTGGCCACCAGATCAACCTGCGACAGAGCATGGGTAGGCTGTGTACTGGTAAATGACAGCAACAGGATAGTGTCGACGGGCTATAACGGCTCAGTTTCAGGGAATCCTCACTGCGACGACGTAGGGCATACAATGAGAGACGGCCATTGTATTGCTACGATACATGCCGAGATGAATGCTCTCCTGTACTGTGCCAAGGAGGGTATATCCGTAAAAAACTGCTCTGCTTACGTCACTCACTTTCCTTGTCTTAATTGCACCAAAGCATTGATCCAGGCAGGAATAAAGAATATTTATTATAAGAACGATTATCGTGTGGACGACTATGCCTTGCTTCTTCTTCAAAGAAACAATGTCAACTATGAAAGGGTTGAATGA
- a CDS encoding aspartate/glutamate racemase family protein translates to MTKKTIGIIGGMGPLATVKLFERIVTNSGAASDQEHPRVLIDNNTNISDRTGFILGRGEDPVPELIKSAVGLEKMGADFLIMPCNTAHFFLKEISGSINIPFIDMLEETLKEASKAVSDGRIGLLATDGTLQSGIYDKRAVDHGLKLIHPKPEEQAKIMKFIYSIKGGDLKGHSEGFQEIVTRMADEGLKAAILGCTELSVAIDYIELDKRITYLDPLTIIARKALFESGCVTK, encoded by the coding sequence ATGACAAAAAAGACAATTGGAATAATCGGAGGAATGGGACCTCTTGCCACAGTGAAGCTGTTTGAAAGAATTGTCACAAATTCCGGTGCAGCTTCTGACCAGGAGCATCCGCGAGTCCTCATTGACAACAATACAAATATTTCGGACAGGACCGGTTTTATACTTGGCAGGGGGGAAGATCCTGTACCGGAGCTTATAAAAAGCGCAGTGGGACTTGAAAAAATGGGAGCAGATTTTCTTATAATGCCGTGCAACACAGCCCATTTCTTTTTGAAGGAAATCTCTGGATCCATCAACATACCTTTTATCGATATGCTGGAGGAAACTTTGAAGGAAGCCTCCAAGGCAGTGTCAGACGGGAGGATCGGTCTACTTGCAACAGATGGTACTTTACAGTCAGGGATATATGATAAAAGGGCTGTCGATCATGGACTTAAGCTTATCCATCCTAAGCCTGAGGAGCAGGCAAAGATAATGAAGTTCATATACAGTATCAAAGGCGGAGATTTAAAAGGTCATTCCGAAGGCTTTCAGGAAATTGTCACAAGGATGGCAGATGAAGGCCTGAAGGCTGCAATACTTGGCTGCACTGAGCTTTCAGTCGCAATCGATTACATTGAGCTGGATAAAAGGATAACTTATCTTGACCCCCTTACCATAATTGCAAGAAAAGCATTATTTGAATCTGGCTGTGTTACAAAATAG
- a CDS encoding FAD:protein FMN transferase, with product MKKTIIIVLLLSLMSGVVSGCGLKVEYEKYTDTFFDSFDTITQIVGYARTEEEFMEYTAMMHDRMLELHRLYDKYNNYDGLNNIKTINDMAGKEPVVVEKELLDLIVFSKEMYEKTSHRTNIAFGAVLSIWSEYREEAESDPTKAKIPPIEILEEARKHTDINKVIVDTENSTVFLEDPRMSLDVGAVAKGFAAEIVAREAKEAGFESFIMSAGGNIRAVGKPLDGERDRWGVGIQNPDKDVFGDGSNTLETIFVNDASVVSSGDYQRYYMVGDQRIHHIIDPETLMPAAHYRAVNVVIGDSGLADFYSTEVFLLPYEQSRTFVESVDGLEAIWVFADGRVEMTDGFKRIALSQGASAIDKK from the coding sequence TTGAAAAAAACAATAATAATAGTACTATTGCTCTCACTTATGTCAGGAGTGGTGTCAGGCTGCGGACTAAAAGTAGAGTACGAAAAATATACAGATACATTCTTTGATTCCTTCGACACCATTACTCAGATAGTAGGGTATGCCAGGACGGAGGAAGAGTTCATGGAGTATACTGCAATGATGCATGACAGGATGCTTGAGCTCCACAGGCTGTATGACAAATACAACAACTACGATGGGTTGAATAATATCAAGACCATTAACGATATGGCAGGCAAGGAACCGGTCGTAGTTGAGAAAGAGCTTCTTGACCTGATAGTTTTCTCAAAGGAGATGTATGAGAAAACAAGCCACAGGACGAACATTGCATTTGGGGCAGTGCTGTCGATCTGGTCTGAATACAGGGAAGAGGCTGAGTCGGATCCAACCAAGGCAAAAATACCTCCTATAGAAATACTTGAGGAGGCAAGGAAGCATACGGACATCAACAAGGTTATAGTTGATACAGAAAACAGCACAGTGTTTCTCGAAGACCCAAGGATGTCTCTGGACGTAGGAGCTGTGGCTAAGGGCTTTGCTGCTGAAATAGTGGCCCGTGAAGCTAAGGAGGCAGGCTTTGAATCCTTCATAATGAGTGCAGGGGGGAATATTCGGGCAGTTGGCAAACCATTGGACGGTGAGAGGGACAGATGGGGTGTAGGCATCCAGAATCCTGATAAGGATGTATTTGGAGATGGCTCAAATACTCTTGAAACTATCTTCGTCAACGATGCATCGGTAGTAAGCTCTGGTGATTATCAACGATACTATATGGTTGGGGATCAAAGAATACACCATATCATCGATCCTGAGACGCTCATGCCTGCCGCACACTACAGAGCCGTAAATGTTGTCATAGGGGATTCAGGGCTTGCAGACTTCTACTCCACTGAGGTATTCCTGCTCCCCTATGAGCAAAGCAGGACTTTTGTCGAGTCAGTGGATGGCCTGGAGGCAATATGGGTTTTTGCAGATGGCAGAGTCGAGATGACAGATGGATTTAAAAGAATAGCTCTTAGTCAGGGTGCAAGTGCAATTGACAAGAAGTGA
- the mscL gene encoding large conductance mechanosensitive channel protein MscL has product MFQEFKKFAMRGNVIDLAVGVVIGGAFGKIVASLVSDIIMPLVSLVVGGMDLAGKFVSLDGNTYPTLAAAQEAGAATLNYGLFIMAIVDFLIIAFSIFMVVRAINRMKKPEEPVVEEPTTKECPFCKSQVAIAATRCPHCTSSLE; this is encoded by the coding sequence ATGTTCCAGGAATTTAAAAAATTTGCCATGAGGGGGAATGTCATCGATCTGGCTGTTGGTGTCGTTATCGGAGGTGCCTTCGGAAAAATAGTGGCATCACTGGTTTCGGACATCATTATGCCGCTTGTAAGTCTGGTGGTCGGAGGAATGGACTTAGCAGGGAAATTCGTAAGTCTTGACGGGAATACTTATCCAACTCTTGCAGCAGCGCAGGAGGCAGGAGCAGCAACTCTCAATTATGGTTTATTTATAATGGCAATCGTTGATTTTTTAATTATCGCATTCTCTATTTTCATGGTAGTGAGGGCTATTAACAGGATGAAAAAACCGGAGGAGCCTGTAGTAGAGGAGCCTACCACTAAAGAATGTCCATTCTGCAAATCACAGGTAGCTATTGCTGCAACAAGATGCCCTCACTGCACATCCTCTTTGGAGTAA
- the ndk gene encoding nucleoside-diphosphate kinase, with amino-acid sequence MERTFVMIKPDGVDRGLVGEIISRIENKGLKLLNLKLICASSDILENHYMEHRNKPFFQDLVDSMKDKSVLAMVVEGENSIKLMRIMVGDKDPLCAFPGTIRGDYAFETTRNLIHASDSLEAAEREIKIWFGDKL; translated from the coding sequence ATGGAAAGAACCTTTGTCATGATAAAGCCGGACGGAGTAGATCGGGGCTTGGTTGGAGAAATAATTTCAAGAATAGAGAATAAAGGACTCAAACTTCTTAATCTAAAGCTGATATGCGCATCCTCGGATATACTTGAAAACCACTATATGGAGCACAGAAATAAACCGTTTTTTCAGGATCTTGTGGATTCAATGAAGGATAAATCTGTTTTGGCAATGGTGGTCGAGGGGGAGAATTCTATAAAGTTAATGAGGATAATGGTGGGAGACAAGGACCCTTTATGTGCATTTCCTGGTACCATTCGAGGAGATTACGCCTTTGAAACCACAAGAAATCTGATACATGCCTCGGACTCCCTGGAGGCAGCAGAAAGAGAAATTAAAATATGGTTTGGAGATAAGCTATGA
- a CDS encoding sortase domain-bontaining protein, with translation MRKWLSAILIITGLALILSPLFTERMVEQQIERTNKYIESITAEEIELNRQMKAEYDYSAIADVSAITAAVAVSQFEDPNIVGLLKIPELGIDLPILNGVSDANLMAGAGTMVPDLVMGEGNFSLASHYMKDPKLLFGNLLNAQPEMSVKITDKRNIYEYKIYETVLVPETALYMLDQERAELRGKPIISLMTCYYTSKNGKRFFALGELVDTYEYSEDKF, from the coding sequence ATGCGAAAATGGCTTTCTGCAATTCTTATTATAACTGGTCTGGCTTTGATACTTTCTCCTCTGTTCACAGAGAGAATGGTGGAGCAGCAGATCGAAAGAACCAACAAGTACATTGAAAGTATAACTGCCGAGGAGATCGAGCTGAACAGACAGATGAAGGCAGAGTATGATTACTCGGCCATAGCTGACGTTTCAGCCATAACAGCTGCAGTTGCAGTGTCACAGTTCGAGGATCCCAATATCGTTGGTTTGTTGAAGATACCTGAGCTTGGCATCGACCTCCCAATATTGAACGGAGTATCGGATGCAAATCTGATGGCGGGAGCCGGAACCATGGTCCCGGATTTGGTCATGGGCGAGGGAAATTTTTCTCTGGCCTCTCATTATATGAAGGATCCGAAGCTTTTGTTTGGAAACCTGTTGAACGCACAGCCTGAAATGTCTGTAAAGATAACAGATAAGAGAAATATTTATGAGTATAAGATCTACGAAACAGTACTTGTGCCTGAAACTGCATTATATATGCTGGACCAGGAAAGGGCGGAGCTAAGAGGTAAGCCGATCATATCACTTATGACCTGCTATTATACCTCAAAAAACGGCAAAAGGTTTTTCGCACTTGGTGAGCTGGTTGATACCTATGAATACTCAGAGGACAAGTTTTAG